In Synergistaceae bacterium DZ-S4, one genomic interval encodes:
- the secE gene encoding preprotein translocase subunit SecE produces MEKVLDYIRESRAELKKVTWPTRQQMWYSTIVVIVVTFMVSAYLGLVDLLLTGVFSKIVR; encoded by the coding sequence ATGGAAAAAGTCCTCGACTACATCCGGGAATCAAGAGCTGAACTGAAAAAGGTCACATGGCCCACAAGGCAGCAAATGTGGTATTCAACGATCGTAGTCATTGTGGTAACTTTCATGGTTTCAGCCTATCTCGGGCTGGTAGATTTGCTTCTCACGGGAGTATTCTCCAAAATCGTCCGATAG